Proteins from a genomic interval of Desulfovibrio piger:
- a CDS encoding F0F1 ATP synthase subunit gamma: MPSLKDVKMKIVGVGKTKQITKAMNMVASAKLRGAQARIERFRPYAGKYRQVLAELARKVEGTAHPLLAEHEEKKNCAIVLVTSDRGLCGSFNGNIITTALKLAAEKTNAGMKVTFACMGRKGRDAVRKAGYDISVAYGDRMGSLDFSLASSIAQEVIHGYETFAFDEVWMVYGEFVSMGHQPPRTLSLLPLAAPEAEAEEGQEEAHCEYVYEPQEEALLAELLPRYIKVQVYRGMLDTSASEHAARMAAMDNATRNCNEMINTLTLLYNKTRQASITSELIDIVGGAEALNG; this comes from the coding sequence ATGCCTTCACTCAAAGACGTAAAAATGAAAATCGTGGGGGTCGGCAAGACCAAGCAGATCACCAAGGCCATGAACATGGTGGCCTCGGCGAAACTGCGCGGCGCGCAGGCCCGCATCGAACGCTTCCGGCCGTATGCCGGCAAGTATCGCCAGGTTCTGGCCGAGCTTGCCCGCAAGGTGGAGGGCACTGCCCATCCGCTGCTGGCCGAGCATGAGGAAAAGAAAAACTGCGCCATCGTGCTGGTCACGTCCGATCGTGGTCTGTGCGGCAGCTTCAACGGCAACATCATCACCACGGCCCTGAAGCTCGCTGCTGAAAAAACCAATGCCGGTATGAAGGTCACCTTCGCCTGCATGGGCCGCAAAGGACGCGACGCTGTGCGCAAGGCCGGCTACGACATCTCGGTCGCTTACGGTGACCGTATGGGCAGCCTGGACTTTTCGCTGGCCAGCTCCATCGCGCAGGAAGTCATTCACGGCTACGAAACCTTTGCTTTTGATGAAGTCTGGATGGTGTACGGCGAGTTTGTGTCCATGGGGCATCAGCCCCCGCGCACACTGAGCCTGCTGCCCCTGGCTGCCCCTGAGGCGGAAGCGGAAGAAGGTCAGGAAGAAGCCCACTGCGAGTACGTTTACGAACCGCAGGAAGAAGCCCTTCTGGCCGAGCTGCTCCCCCGCTACATCAAGGTTCAGGTCTACCGGGGAATGCTGGATACGTCTGCCAGTGAACACGCTGCGCGCATGGCCGCTATGGACAACGCGACGCGTAACTGTAACGAGATGATCAATACGTTGACCCTGCTCTACAACAAGACACGGCAGGCTTCCATCACCAGCGAACTCATCGACATCGTCGGCGGCGCAGAA